The stretch of DNA CGCGGAACTTTGCCATGACCGAGGAGTGTTGCTGCATAGCGATGCAACCCAAACGCTCGGGCGGATTCCGGTTAACGTTATCGGTTCGGATGTGGACCTCACCAGCTTTTCGGCTCACAAGGCTTACGGCCCTAAGGGTATTGGAATTTTAGTCGCGGGCAACGGAAATCGCCGTGTGCGATTGCGGCCACAGATCGTAGGTGGCGGACAACAACACAACTTGCGTAGCGGGACGCTCAACCCGGCCGCGATCATTGGCATGGCGAAGGCATTTCAGCTTTGCAAAGAAGAACTCGCTGCGTCGACCGATCGCATCAATGCTCTCAGAGCTCAGCTTTGGAACAAGCTTTCGCAGAAGATCACTGGCTTGACACTCAACGGTCCTGCTTTGGATTCCTCGCTCCGGTTGCCGGGAAACCTGAATTTCTCAGTTCCGGGAATTGAGGGTGAAACGTGGTTGGTCGCGACGGACGACGTTGCGTTCAGCACCGGCTCAGCTTGCAGCAACACTAAGGCGGAACCGAGCCATGTGCTGCGTGCGATCGGATTGAACGAATCGCTAGCAAGGCAGAGTGTTCGTTTCGGGATTGGACGCCACAATACTGAAGATGAAATTTCGCTCGCCGTTGATCGCTTGGTGATGTCGTACGAGGA from Rubripirellula amarantea encodes:
- a CDS encoding cysteine desulfurase family protein; amino-acid sequence: MIYLDHHATTPCDARVVETMLPWMTEKFGNPHSDHAMGREASEAIEQALQTIADVIEAPVDSLIVTSGATESNNLAIRGACLHPRQKKRHIVSVATEHPAVLDVLEDMRRDGFRVTLVSVGADGTVDLDHIARVIDDDTAMVSVMWANNEIGTINPIELIAELCHDRGVLLHSDATQTLGRIPVNVIGSDVDLTSFSAHKAYGPKGIGILVAGNGNRRVRLRPQIVGGGQQHNLRSGTLNPAAIIGMAKAFQLCKEELAASTDRINALRAQLWNKLSQKITGLTLNGPALDSSLRLPGNLNFSVPGIEGETWLVATDDVAFSTGSACSNTKAEPSHVLRAIGLNESLARQSVRFGIGRHNTEDEISLAVDRLVMSYEEISPGR